Below is a genomic region from Brassica oleracea var. oleracea cultivar TO1000 chromosome C9, BOL, whole genome shotgun sequence.
AATATAAACTTCTCTTCTTGGCACAGGAAATAGACATATGGGAAAAAAATATAATCATACAACGGATTGAAAATATAATCATACATCAGTTTCATAAGTTATTAGACATGATACAATACCTGAGTCATTACATAAGTTTCATACAATCCCGAGTCATTACATAAGTTTCATATAATCCCGAGTTTCATACAATCCTAATCATAAGAAAAACACAACTTTATCAGTTTAAACATGATACAATACCGAGTTTCATAAAATCCGAATCATTACATAACATACACCTTGATCAGTTTACTTAAAAATGAGGACCAAACCTATTAGAACAAACACAATAACCACTACACCAACAACGAATTCAAAGCCATGCGTAAACCTTGATTTCTTCTTAGCTAAATCACACACTATCTGCTCAAGTCTAACCAGCTTCTGCTCAGTGTCATTATGGAGTTCCTTAAAGTGGGTAAGTTGTGTCTCATAGTCACTCAAGAAGGTTAGGAAATCTACCTTTTCAGCCAGCTGCCCGGTCTGTGTTTGCATAGCTCTCATCTCCTCCATAACCGCCACATCCCACCATTTCCAAACATGGCACTCTCCGTCGTCAGCATTCTCACAGGTGTAGTATCTTCTGCCTGGATCATTTCTTGTGTACGATGTTGCTACAAGAGGGTCACCACCACAGTAGCATGTCTTCGGGAATCCAAACTCAACCTCAGGTTGCGGAGGGTACTGAAGACGCTGGGCATTATTGTAGCTAATCTCAGCTTGGTCCAGCAGAATATCAGCTTATGTTTGGTTGTAGCCACTGTCTGCTGAGCCTAAACCATACTCCTACTCAGAAGGTTGTGTATAGCTATAATCTTGTCCCATTTGTTCCTACACAAGAAAAAAAATTACATAGTCATTATACACTAGAAACATAGTTAGAAATAAGATAATATTACACAATAAGTTAGAAACATGAAACATGAAACAGGAAATATTAATAAGTTATGACAGAAGCAGAAAATATTAGAAACATGAACATAAGAAGCATGAAGTACAAACATAATCATTATTCACTAGAAACATAATTAGAAATACTCTGCCAGGAGTTTATTCTTCACAGTTTCTTCAGTCTCACTAAGTGGTTCCTTTTTAGCAAGGAGAGTATCCAATATGGCCAGCTTTGACAGTTTCTCCTTCGTCGCCAAATCTTCCATCTTCAGCTCCCACATGCTCTTATAATCAGAAAGAGCCTTCCCTTGAGCATTATTCCTTCTTGCTTTTGCAGCCTTGATACCTTCAGGCCGGATCTCATGGTCACCAACAGTGGTGCTTGAAGATTGGGAACCACCCTCACAACATTTTCTCTTTGAACTGCCACTAGCTTGAGGAGTGTTCAGGTTTATCCATTTCTGCTCATACCTCAACACACACCACGCATGTTCAAGGTTAAACTTTAAGTTGTGATCAGAGTAGAAGAAGTTATGAGCCACCTTTAGAACGTCATTGTCATTCTGACCGCTGCAATTTTGTCTCTCTGCAGCAACGTATGCGGCACAGAACTTGTTCGTCAGATCATTGATTTTCTGCCACCTCTGTTTACAATGGAGATGCTCACCCTTTAAAGACAACTCTCTACCATGCGGGCTTGTTGCGAAGTATTCTCCTACTCGTTTCCAGAAGGTCCCTGACTTTTGATCATTTCCTACAACAACATCCTTAGATGTGTTTAGCCAGGCGCTGATTAGAACCTCGTCATCAGTTGGGGTCCATTTCCTTCTCTCCCGACGCTCCACTAGTGTGGCTTCAGGTTGACCTGGAGCCTCAGATTGTTGGGAACTGAAAGGAGGGATTTCTGAGGCTCCAAAGTTCACAGTAGAAGGAAAACTTCCATAAGGAAAGTTTTCTTGTTGACTGTTAAGAAGGCCTACATAACTTGAACGCTGACTATATGGATTCCTTGAATCCATAGCAAGAAGAACAGAGAAGGGAAGGAGATAGAGAAATGATTACGGGTTTTAGAGGACAGAAAGAAGATTAGGGAGATTATATGAAAGAATGAATGATGGTTGGTATTAAATAGGAGAAACTGTAACAAGTAATAAGTTACAAACACCTAACCATTATCTACCAAAGTCTAATCAGAAGTTATTACACATTACACAACTACAAAGCTATCAAGTCTCGTTTACAATTTCATTAAATTTAAAGGGGTTTTGGTTTCAGACAAACTTCAATACAACCAGACTACGTAATTCATCTTAGTTACTTTCCATTAAATTCAAATACGATTTGATTCCAACCAAACTTGACTTCTTGCCTTGTCGATTCATTTTACCAACTATCTAGCACAAAACAAGATTTGGTTGCCTTCTCAATTCATTTTAACATTAACCACAACAGTCAAATTAAAAACAACTAACCACTACCAGTATTCGGTGAATCTAACAAAATGATAGACCATAGCTCAATTGAATGTGAGATGGGTGTTCTTGTTGATTAAAGAGTTAAAGAGTAGATCGAGAACTACAACAGACGAACTATGTGAGACGGCAATCATAACATCAGCGAATCTAACAAACTACAAGTTACCATGCAATCTAACAATAACAACTACTCGACCTCAATTCGATTTACTCAAACACAAACCATACAATCAGAAACGACATTCATATCATCACAACAAATAAGAGAGAAAAAAAAATCAGAAACGACATTCATATCATTCATACAATCAGAAACGACATTCATATCATCGACAATAACAAGGACATCCTATATAACTCATAACGGAAAAAAAAAGAAGCCACTAGCCTCAGAACAGACGAACTACAACAGCGAATCATATCATCAGCGAATCTA
It encodes:
- the LOC106315040 gene encoding glutathione S-transferase T2-like translates to MDSRNPYSQRSSYVGLLNSQQENFPYGSFPSTVNFGASEIPPFSSQQSEAPGQPEATLVERRERRKWTPTDDEVLISAWLNTSKDVVVGNDQKSGTFWKRVGEYFATSPHGRELSLKGEHLHCKQRWQKINDLTNKFCAAYVAAERQNCSGQNDNDVLKVAHNFFYSDHNLKFNLEHAWCVLRYEQKWINLNTPQASGSSKRKCCEGGSQSSSTTVGDHEIRPEGIKAAKARRNNAQGKALSDYKSMWELKMEDLATKEKLSKLAILDTLLAKKEPLSETEETVKNKLLAEYF